Proteins encoded together in one Sphingobium sp. MI1205 window:
- a CDS encoding aromatic ring-hydroxylating oxygenase subunit alpha gives MTLETPERIQSMWEAASTQMRARRHPDDFPALPDMPAARYTSDVFYELEKQHLWSKTWLFVGLAHEFEGPGSYRTYTLNDAPVVVMRGRDNELRAFHNVCQHRGSLLMKDEAGVSRNMRCLYHCWTYDLEGKLIFVPDEHYFSGLNKAERSLKPIRCEQFGSLVFVNFDNEAVPLLEYLTDIPALWSDIPLNDLRLFERFSFEVDCNWKCLQDNFAENYHAKYVHENTIDKVIDSKTSALQMIRGGHNAIVIKSRGTLTSGMGAAFFKSDDDTAEQQASKLAEISRSGQRSYNVFPNATFPIAEYLFPIVMVWPIDPGRCRVEVSFVKTGSGPDNEKLDQDTLTFFRSFIGEDLDALSGMHKALAHGGIDSIPLCWSEQFIYNHEQHIDAVIGRENIPAGLAVVEVDLPYAHL, from the coding sequence ATGACCCTGGAAACCCCCGAGCGCATTCAATCGATGTGGGAAGCGGCAAGCACGCAGATGCGCGCGCGCCGGCACCCTGACGATTTTCCGGCGCTTCCGGATATGCCGGCGGCTCGCTACACTAGCGACGTTTTTTACGAGCTGGAAAAGCAGCATCTCTGGTCGAAGACCTGGCTTTTCGTCGGATTGGCGCATGAATTCGAGGGACCGGGAAGCTATCGGACCTACACGCTCAACGATGCGCCGGTCGTCGTCATGCGCGGACGAGACAATGAACTGAGAGCGTTTCACAATGTATGTCAGCATCGCGGCTCGCTGCTCATGAAAGACGAGGCGGGCGTCTCGCGAAACATGCGCTGCCTCTACCATTGCTGGACCTACGATCTCGAAGGTAAATTGATCTTCGTACCGGACGAGCATTATTTTTCCGGCCTCAACAAGGCTGAACGGAGCCTCAAGCCGATCCGCTGCGAGCAATTCGGGAGCTTGGTCTTTGTAAACTTCGACAATGAGGCGGTGCCGCTGTTGGAATATCTGACCGACATCCCGGCGCTGTGGTCCGACATTCCGCTGAACGATCTCCGGTTGTTCGAACGATTCAGTTTCGAGGTCGACTGTAACTGGAAATGTCTGCAAGATAATTTCGCTGAAAATTATCATGCCAAATATGTGCATGAGAACACGATCGACAAAGTCATCGATTCGAAGACGTCGGCTCTGCAAATGATCCGCGGCGGGCACAACGCCATCGTCATCAAGTCGCGTGGAACTCTGACGAGCGGAATGGGCGCCGCATTCTTCAAGTCGGACGACGACACCGCCGAGCAGCAGGCGAGCAAGCTCGCGGAGATCTCCCGGAGCGGCCAGCGCAGCTATAATGTCTTCCCCAACGCGACTTTTCCGATCGCAGAGTATTTGTTTCCAATTGTGATGGTCTGGCCGATCGATCCCGGCCGATGCCGGGTAGAGGTTTCGTTCGTCAAGACGGGCAGCGGACCAGACAATGAGAAACTGGATCAGGACACCCTGACCTTCTTCCGGAGCTTCATCGGCGAAGATCTTGATGCGCTCTCGGGTATGCACAAGGCCCTCGCCCACGGCGGCATTGATTCGATCCCGCTGTGTTGGTCGGAGCAGTTCATCTATAACCACGAACAGCATATCGATGCCGTCATCGGACGCGAGAACATTCCTGCCGGGCTCGCTGTAGTGGAGGTCGATCTTCCCTACGCGCACCTATAA
- a CDS encoding CoA transferase subunit A, which translates to MLPRIVESAQAALDGVLSDGMTIVAGGFGLCGIPEKLILGVRDSRVSGLTVISNNAGVDDFGLGVLLQTRQIKKMISSYVGENREFARQYLSGELELEFNPQGTLAERIRAGGAGIPAFFTKTGVGTLVADGKEERFFEGERYIMETSLFADVALVKAWKADTKGNLIFRKTARNFNPIAATAARVTLVEVEELVPVGAIDPDQIHTPGIYVDRILVGADYVKPIEQRTIRMETA; encoded by the coding sequence ATGTTGCCTAGGATTGTTGAAAGCGCTCAGGCCGCCCTTGATGGCGTTCTGTCGGATGGAATGACCATCGTCGCCGGAGGCTTCGGTCTTTGCGGCATCCCGGAAAAGCTGATTCTGGGCGTCCGCGATTCAAGGGTCAGCGGATTGACGGTCATCTCAAACAACGCCGGCGTGGACGATTTCGGCCTCGGGGTGCTGCTCCAGACCCGCCAGATCAAGAAGATGATCAGCTCCTATGTTGGTGAGAACAGGGAGTTTGCGCGGCAATATCTCTCCGGCGAGCTCGAGCTGGAATTCAATCCTCAGGGCACACTGGCCGAGCGAATCCGGGCCGGTGGGGCAGGTATACCGGCGTTCTTCACCAAGACCGGCGTCGGGACGCTGGTCGCGGACGGCAAGGAGGAACGTTTTTTTGAGGGAGAGCGGTATATCATGGAGACAAGCCTGTTTGCCGACGTGGCACTGGTGAAGGCATGGAAGGCGGACACAAAGGGCAATCTCATCTTCCGCAAGACCGCGCGCAATTTCAACCCCATCGCAGCGACGGCCGCAAGGGTCACGTTGGTTGAAGTGGAGGAACTGGTACCCGTGGGCGCGATCGATCCCGACCAGATCCATACGCCAGGCATTTATGTCGACCGCATTCTTGTCGGCGCGGACTATGTGAAGCCAATCGAACAGCGCACGATTCGGATGGAGACTGCGTAA
- a CDS encoding 3-oxoacid CoA-transferase subunit B, giving the protein MAWTRHDIAARAARELRDGDYVNLGIGVPTLVPNYLAEGIEVTFQSENGMLGVGPFPLEDEVDADLINAGKQTVTALPGASFVNSAESFAMIRGGHVDLSILGALEVAQNGDLANWTVPGKMVKGMGGAMDLVAGVARIIVLMDHVSKVGEPKFRAACSLPLTGANVVDMIITDLAVFERRVRGSSPFRLTELAPDVSLDELRSKTEAAFTVD; this is encoded by the coding sequence ATGGCTTGGACACGTCACGACATCGCCGCACGCGCGGCGCGCGAGCTCCGAGACGGTGATTATGTCAATCTCGGCATCGGCGTCCCGACCCTTGTTCCCAATTACCTTGCTGAAGGCATCGAGGTCACGTTTCAATCCGAAAACGGGATGCTGGGCGTGGGCCCGTTCCCGCTCGAGGATGAGGTCGATGCGGACCTGATCAACGCCGGCAAGCAAACGGTCACCGCTCTTCCTGGCGCCTCATTCGTGAACTCTGCCGAGAGCTTCGCGATGATCCGTGGTGGCCATGTCGACCTGTCGATATTGGGCGCACTCGAGGTCGCCCAGAATGGTGACCTGGCGAATTGGACGGTTCCGGGCAAGATGGTCAAAGGCATGGGAGGCGCCATGGATCTTGTCGCCGGCGTCGCGCGGATCATAGTCCTGATGGACCATGTCTCGAAAGTAGGCGAGCCCAAGTTCCGCGCGGCTTGCAGCCTGCCGCTGACCGGCGCGAATGTCGTTGACATGATCATTACCGACTTGGCGGTCTTCGAGCGTCGAGTGCGCGGATCATCGCCCTTCCGTTTGACGGAACTGGCGCCTGACGTCTCGCTGGATGAATTGAGATCCAAGACCGAGGCAGCATTCACAGTCGATTGA